One window of the bacterium genome contains the following:
- the queA gene encoding tRNA preQ1(34) S-adenosylmethionine ribosyltransferase-isomerase QueA produces the protein MKLHELDYHLPSALIAYEALKKRSQARLLILNKKDGGLEHKTFKDIIDHLYPGDVLVLNDTKVFPARLKGIDLLNYSKVEILLLEGLASSNIWKALVKPKKRLKIGQVFNFKNKIFAYVLDIIDNVAVLELNYQGELFELLDQIGEMPLPPYIKRKEKKSDKTDYQTIYAKENGSIAAPTAGLHFTKALLKEIRKKGISIAYLTLHVGWGSFKPIKCEEIKDHEMWSEFYQISQEEAEIINQCQGRVIAVGTTTTRALESAYSEKEKKVLSGERTTNIFIYPDYKFKVVDALITNFHLPKSTLLALVYAFATKKKAQNAYQEAIGKEYKFYSFGDAMYIY, from the coding sequence ATAAAAAAGATGGTGGCCTTGAACATAAAACATTTAAAGATATTATAGATCATCTTTACCCAGGTGATGTTTTAGTCTTAAATGATACCAAAGTATTTCCAGCTAGACTAAAAGGTATAGATCTCTTAAATTACTCTAAAGTAGAAATTTTATTATTAGAAGGTTTAGCTTCATCCAATATCTGGAAGGCTTTAGTTAAACCAAAAAAAAGATTAAAGATCGGTCAGGTCTTTAATTTTAAGAATAAGATATTTGCCTATGTTTTAGACATTATCGATAATGTGGCTGTCTTAGAGCTAAATTATCAAGGAGAACTCTTTGAGCTCTTAGACCAGATAGGAGAAATGCCTCTTCCTCCTTATATTAAAAGAAAGGAAAAAAAGAGTGATAAGACAGACTATCAAACAATTTATGCTAAAGAAAATGGTTCCATTGCTGCTCCTACCGCGGGACTTCATTTTACTAAAGCCCTTTTAAAAGAAATAAGAAAGAAGGGAATAAGTATTGCCTATCTTACTCTCCATGTAGGATGGGGAAGTTTTAAACCAATAAAATGCGAAGAGATAAAAGACCATGAGATGTGGTCGGAATTTTATCAAATAAGCCAAGAGGAAGCTGAGATTATCAACCAATGCCAAGGAAGAGTAATAGCAGTAGGGACAACTACTACCAGGGCTTTAGAATCTGCTTATTCCGAAAAAGAAAAGAAAGTTTTAAGCGGAGAAAGAACTACTAATATCTTTATTTATCCTGATTATAAATTTAAAGTTGTTGATGCCTTAATTACCAATTTTCACTTGCCAAAGTCAACTTTATTAGCTTTGGTTTATGCTTTTGCTACAAAGAAGAAAGCCCAGAATGCTTATCAAGAAGCGATAGGTAAGGAGTATAAGTTTTATAGTTTTGGTGATGCTATGTATATTTATTAG